The region ACATGAAACATCTGCCACTTGTTTTATCTCCACCGATACGCTTTTCACCTTTCCATTTTATGCTTGTTTCTTCAACAGCTCCCGTTTTGATTGTCTTGCATTTCTATTTCTTTGACCAGGAGTACAATGTGCTGGACTATGAAGAGAAAGTAGTAGATGGTTTTTATGATGTATTTGGGCTCTATAACGATTCGGCAATGCAAGGAAAGATGCCATCTATAGCAGACCTTGAAGCAAATCCTGGTAGTTCTAGCTTTGAAGTGGTCATAGTTAATCCGACAATTGATCCTGCCTTGGAAGAGCTGATGCAAATTGCACATTGTATTGCATTAGACTGCCCTGTCACAGAGATTGGTATTTTGGTACAAAGGCTTGCTGAGCTTGTTACAAACCATATGGGTGGTCCTGTGAAGGATGCTAATATTATATTGGCAAGATGGACGGAAACAAGTACAGAGCTAAGGACATCTCTTCACACAAGTGTTTTGCCTCTAGGGTCCTTAAATATTGGGCTTTCTAGGCATCGTGCTTTGCTTTTCAAGGTTAGCATTGTGACTTTTAAATCcttatatgtgtgtgtgtgtgtgtgtgtatcaATCTGTCGGCTGTAATATAATTGTTGTTTTTCGTTTTTGCGAATGTAGGTATTAGCTGACAAAATTAAGATGCCTTGTAGATTGGTCAAAGGTAGTCATTACACTGGTGTTGAGGATGATGCTGTCAACATTATAAAGTTGGAGGATGAAAGGTTAAGGCTTTTATTATCTTTCATGCATTTGTTAACTTCCTAATTTGTGTGTCCATATGCTTGTCATCTACATGTCTATTTGTTGCTGTTGGCACTTGGCAATGCTTGATGTAATCACTGCAAAAGTGCAAAGTCTCTATTTGTGTGCCCAGAGAGTTTAGGTTGCTATTCAGGTTCCATGGTACTGATATTACCTATTGTGCTTTCAGGGAGTTTTTAGTTGATCTCATGGCTGCCCCTGGAACTCTTATTCCAGCTGATATTTTGAATACAAAGGATAATGCCTTTCCCAAGATTTTACCGAGTTTGCCTTCCACTAAGGAAGCTGGATTTTCTTACTCAAGACCTATCCTGCCATCTCATGGTGAAGGTAGCAGTCAAACTTCTGTGATAAAAGATCATTCACCACCCTGGAATGGAAAGTCATATGTCGAGAAGTCAGAGTATATGCCTTTGAACTTGGGTTTAAGCAGAGATACTGACGTTGGTCCTTCTAAAATTCCTAATAAAGGGATTCCTAACCAACTGGGAAATTCAGAACCCTCGCATGGTATTTCTCTGTACAAAGGGACTCTTGGAATGAATGCAGTTGGTGATGGGACGAGATTGAATGTTAATGTTGTACCATATGCCCAGAACAATCTCAATGACTCTCAGAACCTTTTTGCTGATCTTAACCCATTCCTGATGAAAGGCACTAGGAAGACCTCTGTGCTTAATAAACCTGTGGAAAATAAACCGCCTGAGCTCCAGAACACTAAAAACAATACTAATTCTGCTCAACCAGTTGGACCACTGATGTGGAAGAATCGCCATGCCTATAATGAGGTCCCGAGGAAAACTAATTATAACAATAATGAATATAACCGTCCTTTATTTGTTTCCaatgcttcttcatctgaaaatACTGATCTCCATAATTCTAAATTGTCATacatttcaaatataaataatgATGTAAATACTCAAACTTCGGCACAAGCTACTAGTTCAGCCTCACCAGTTGGTGTAGGTGGACTGAACCGGATTGAGGATCCCAATGCCGATTTTAACAGGAGGAATTGGGATAACTCTCAAAATGTCATGGCAGAGGCAGTTAAAGAACCTGAAAACATTGAATTCAGACATCATGACCGAAGGAAGTGCATACATGACAGATTCATGGGAAGCaatttgaaattaaaagatCCAGAGAGTCCTAGCTCTTCATTTGATTATGTTACAAACAGGGTTGATTCTTCAATATTGGATGATGTAGACGTTGGTGAATGTGAGATTCCATGGGAGGATCTGGTTCTTGGTGAAAGAATTGGTCTAGGTAATGTGCATGAGTTGTTCTTATTTTCTTGTTTACATGTCATTAATATGTACTGGGAACTTGATGTGGCTTTGCTCTATGTTGCAAACCCAAGCTCCAGGCCCAGGTTTGGCAACGTCTATGCTAGGAGGCCCAAGCCACAGCTGGAGGCCAACATTCTAGAAGCTTAGGATCCCAACATAACCACCACCTGGTGAGGTGGCAGATTCTCAATGATAAGGAGGGGACCAGTACTATTAGCTAAGGATATATATGTtagtatagagagagagagaggtaggcAGAAATTGGCTAGGACTTGGGAGAGATagagcactctcgaatttgctcttgttcattttcttcttcatttgctTTCCTTTGTATTACTGCAAACACTGCTTCTGGGTTCATACCAGAGGATTCAGTGCTAATCTAGTATACTCAGTCTCTATTTTCCTACTCTGttttctggtacctaacattggtatcagagctcccgatccAAAAAGGGAGCTGTATGGTGCTGACCCGCGGTGCGATGGAATCAAGAGTGGATGATTTGGAGCGTTCCCTTACTGAGATGAAAGAGGTGGCTCACGAACAGTTTGAAGAACTCCGGCGACTCTTCCTGAGTCGCGACCGACGGCGAACCAGGGGGCGTTCTAATACCCCGCGGCATCGGAGGAGCTCACGCGAGCACAACTCAGTCTCAACAGCGAGAACTTATGACGGGTCACGAACCGGGTCGCGTACCGGGTCGCGAACAGCGTCGCGCAGCAGAGAACACCACGAGCACTATCACCACCGGAGCCATTTGCGCGCCGTCACAGGAAGACGAGTGGACATCCCGATGTTCAATGGAAACGACGCTTACGGGTGGGTCACCAAGGTTGAGCGGTTTTTCCGACTCAGCCGGGTCGAGGAAGCGGAGAAGATCGAGATGGTGATGATCGCCATGGAGGATCGTGCTCTTGGGTGGTTTCAGTGGTGGGAAGAGCAGACATTAGAGCGAGCTTGGGAACCTTTCAAACAAGCTCTGTTTCGCCGTTTCCAACCCGCACTTCTCCAGAACCCGTTTGGTCCTCTGTTGAGTGTGAAACAGAAAGGAAGCGTTATGGAGTACAAGGAGAATTTTGAGTTACTAGCAGCGCCCATGAGGAACGCTGACAGAGAGGTGCTGAAAGGAGTATTCTTAAACGGGTTGCAAGAAGAAATCAAAGCTGAAATGAAGCTGTACCCTGCTGATGATCTAGCAGAATTAATGGATCGAGCGTTGTTGCTCGAAGAGAAAAACACAGCTATGAGAGGAGGCAAACCTAAGGAGGAAGACAAAAGGGGATGGaaggaaaaagggggtgttggGGGAAGGTATTATTCCAGTACAGGGGACAGCATGGGAAGAATTGCAAACTCTTATGTGAATTTCCAGAGCAAAGGGGGTACAGGAAATCAAGACAATGAAGGGAAAAGTCTCCAGAACAAAGGAGGCACTGGTAATCAGGACACAGAAGGAAAACAACCAGAAAAGAAGTGGAATGGAGGGCAGAGGTTGACCCAAACTGAACTCCAAGAGAGAAGCAGGAAGGGATTATGCTTTAAGTGTGGAGACAAATGGGGGAAAGAACACATTTGCTCCATGAAAAACTACCAACTCATTCTGATGGAAGTagaggaggatgaggaggaagaggagattTTTGAGGAAGCTGAGGATTGGGAATTTGTGCTGGAAGGGAAGGTTCTCCAGTTGTCATTGAACAGCAAGGAAGGGTTAACTTCCAACCGATCCTTCAAAGTGAAAGGGAAGATAGGAAATAGGGAAGTTCTGATTTTAATAGATTGTGGAGCAACCATCAATTTCATCTCCCAAGACCTTGTAGTTGAACTAGAAATTCCAGTCATTGCAACCTCTGAATACGTTGTAGAAGTGGGGAATGGGGCAAAGGAGAGGAACTCTGGGGTATGCAAGAACTTGAAACTAGAAGTCCAGGGAATTCCCATTATGCAGCACTTCTTTATACTAGGATTGGGAGGTACAGAAGTGGTTCTGGGAATGGACTGGCTTGCTAGTCTGGGAAATATTGAAGCAAATTTCCAAGAACTCATCATACAATGGGTTTCTCAAGGGCAGAAGATGGTTCTGCAAGGGGAGCCCTCAGTGTGCAAGGTGGCTGCTAATTGGAAATCAATTAAGATCACTGAACAGCAGGAAGCAGAGGGGTACTACTTATCTTATGAGTatcagaaggaagaagaaaagacaGAAGCTGAAGTGCCAGAAGGAATGAGGAAAATTCTGGAAGAATATCCAGAAGTGTTCCAAGAGCCTAAGGGACTACCACCAAGAAGGACCACTGACCATGCTATTCAATTACAAGAGGGAGCTTCCATTCCCAACATCAGACCTTACAGGTACCCTTTCTATCAAAAGAatgaaattgagaagttggtgaaAGAAATGTTGAATTCTGGAATAATTAGGCATAGTACTAGTCCTTTCAGCAGCCCAGCTATTCTTgtaaaaaagaaagatgggGGATGGAGATTTTGTGTAGATTATAGAGCCATTAACAAGGCCACTATTCCTGACAAATTCCCTATACCAATTATTGATGAACTCTTGGATGAAATTGGGGCTGCTGTGGTTTTCTCAAAGCTGGATTTAAAATCAGGGTACCACCAGATTAGgatgaaagaagaagacatCCCTAAGACAGCTTTTAGAACCCATGAAGGGCATTATGAATACTTGGTCCTCCCTTTTGGATTGACAAATGCACCATCTACATTTCAAGCACTCATGAACCAAGTGTTGAGACCTTACTTGAGGAAGTTTgtacttgtttttttttatgatatccTCATTTATAGTAAGAATGAAGAGCTGCACAAGGACCACTTAAGGATTGTCTTACAAGtgttgaaggaaaacaatctgGTTGCAAACCAGAAGAAATGTTCTTTTGGTCAACCTGAGATAATTTATTTAGGACATGTCATATCACAAGCAGGAGTTGCGGCTGATCCTAGCAAGATTAAAGATATGCTAGATTGGCCTATTCCTAAGGAGGTGAAAGGATTAAGAGGGTTCTTAGGACTCACAGGGTACTACAGAAGATTTGTGAAAAATTACAGCAAACTAGCACAACCTCTAAATCAATTGCTCAAGAAGAATAGCTTCCAGTGGACTGAAGAAGCCACCCAAGCTTTTGTGAAGTTGAAGGAAGTGATGACTACTGTTCCAGTTCTTGTTCCACCCAATtttgacaaacctttcattctgGAAACAGATGCTTCTGGGAAGGGACTTGGAGCTGTCCTTATGCAGGAAGGAAGACCAGTTGCCTATATGAGCAAAACTTTATCTGATAGGGCTCAAGCCAAATCTGTTTATGAAAGAGAATTGATGGCAGTGGTTCTTGCTGTGCAAAAATGGAGACATTATCTCCTAGGGAGCCAGTTTGTCATACACACTGATCAGAGAAGCTTGAGATTTCTAGCAGATCAGAGAATAATGGGGGAAGAACAACAAAAGTGGATGAGCAAGTTGATGGGCTATGATTTTGAAATTAAGTACAAGCCTGGGATTGAAAACAAAGcagctgatgctttatccaggaagTTGCAATTCTCTGCCATATCCTCAGTCCAGTGTGCTGAATGGGCAGATTTGGAAGCTGAGATATTAGGGGATGAAAGATATAGAAAGGTTCTGCAGGAGTTAGCCACTCAAGGGAATTCTGCTATTGGTTATCAACTGAAGAGGGGAAGATTGCTATACAAAGACAGAATAGTTCTCCCTAAGGGCTCTACCAAAATTCTCACTGTTCTGAAGGAATTTCATGATACAGCCTTAGGAGGCCATGCTGGAATTTTCAGAACCTACAAGAGAATATCAGCTTTATTCTACTGGGAAGGCATGAAGCTAGACATTCAAAATTATGTACAAAAGTGTGAGGTGTGTCAGAGGAACAAATATGAGGCACTAAATCCAGCAGGATTTCTTCAACCACTCCCTATACCCTCTCAAGGTTGGACTgatatatccatggatttcatTGGAGGCCTCCCTAAAGTCATGGGAAAAGATACCATACTAGTGGTAGTAGACAGGTTTACTAAGTATGCACACTTCATTGCTTTATCTCACCCCTACAATGCCAAGGAGATTGCTGAAGTATTCATCAAAGAAGTGGTAAAACTACATGGTTTTCCCACCTCCATTGTGTCTGATAGAGACAGAGTATTTCTCAGCACATTCTGGTCAGAGATGTTCAAACTAGCTGGCacaaaattgaaattcagctCTGCATACCACCCTCAGACAGATGgacaaactgaggtggttaatagatGTGTTGAGACATATCTAAGGTGTGTAACAGGGTCCAAACCAAAGCAATGGCCCAAATGGCTGAGTTGGGCAGAATTCTGGTACAATACAAATTACCATTCAGCCATCAAAACCACTCCTTTCAAGGCTCTTTATGGGAGAGAATCACCTGTGATTTTTAAGGGAAATGATTCTTTAACATCAGTAGATGAAGTGGAGAAATGGACTGCTGAGAGGAATCTAATTCTTGAGGAGCTCAAGAGTAATCTAGAGAAGGCACAAAATAGAATGAGGCAGCAGGCCAACAAGCATAGAAGGGATGTTCAATATGAAGTGGGGGATCTGGTTTATCTGAAGATTCAACCCTATAAGCTCAAGAGTTTGGCTAAGAGAAGCAATCAGAAGTTGAGTCCTAGGTATTATGGACCTTATCCAATTATAGCAAAGATCAACCCAGCTGCCTATAAACTGCAGTTGCCAGAAGGAAGCCAAATGCATCCTGTCTTCCATATTTCCCTGCTCAAGAAGGCTGTGAATGCAGGAGTTCAAAGCCAACCATTACCAGCAGCTCTTACTGAAGAATGGGAACTCAAGGTCGAACCAGAAGCTATTATGGACACCAGGGAAAACAGGGATGGGGACTTAGAAGTGCTAATCAGGTGGAAGGACCTACCAACATTTGAAGACTCATGGGAGGATTTCAGTAAGTTGCTGGACCAGTTCCCTAATCAtcagcttgaggacaagctgagTCTTCAAGGGGGGAGAGATGTTGCAAACCCAAGCTCCAGGCCCAGGTTTGGCAACGTCTATGCTAGGAGGCCCAAGCCACAGCTGGAGGCCAACATTCTAGAAGCTTAGGATCCCAAAATAACCACCACCTGGTGAGGTGGCAGATTCTCAATGATAAGGAGGGGACCAGTACTATTAGCTAAGGATATATATGTtagtatagagagagagagaggtaggcAGAAATTGGCTAGGACTTGGGA is a window of Lotus japonicus ecotype B-129 chromosome 5, LjGifu_v1.2 DNA encoding:
- the LOC130718531 gene encoding serine/threonine-protein kinase EDR1, translating into MSERAKKEKPTEKKERMKNIFKKLHIGSSHDPHRSNETTPPPAPSPSCAAEHAQNSAASPATPSASPAPAPPAPPAPVPAPMVSRQDFFSSEEEFQVQLALAISASNSDFRDDPEKDQIHAATLLSLGGHRMDSARNKDDVAEALSRQYWEYNVLDYEEKVVDGFYDVFGLYNDSAMQGKMPSIADLEANPGSSSFEVVIVNPTIDPALEELMQIAHCIALDCPVTEIGILVQRLAELVTNHMGGPVKDANIILARWTETSTELRTSLHTSVLPLGSLNIGLSRHRALLFKVLADKIKMPCRLVKGSHYTGVEDDAVNIIKLEDEREFLVDLMAAPGTLIPADILNTKDNAFPKILPSLPSTKEAGFSYSRPILPSHGEGSSQTSVIKDHSPPWNGKSYVEKSEYMPLNLGLSRDTDVGPSKIPNKGIPNQLGNSEPSHGISLYKGTLGMNAVGDGTRLNVNVVPYAQNNLNDSQNLFADLNPFLMKGTRKTSVLNKPVENKPPELQNTKNNTNSAQPVGPLMWKNRHAYNEVPRKTNYNNNEYNRPLFVSNASSSENTDLHNSKLSYISNINNDVNTQTSAQATSSASPVGVGGLNRIEDPNADFNRRNWDNSQNVMAEAVKEPENIEFRHHDRRKCIHDRFMGSNLKLKDPESPSSSFDYVTNRVDSSILDDVDVGECEIPWEDLVLGERIGLGSYGEVYHADWNGTEVAVKKFLDQDFSGAALSEFKREVRIMRRLRHPNVVLFMGAVTRPPNLSIISEFLPRGSLYRILHRPNCQLDEKQRIKMALDVARGMNCLHTSTPTIVHRDLKSPNLLVDKNWNVKVCDFGLSRLKHNTFLSSKSTAGTPEWMAPEVLRNEPSNEKCDVYSFGVILWELATLRLPWTGMNPMQVVGAVGFQNRRLEIPKELDPLVARIIWECWQQDPNLRPSFAQLTVALKPLQRLVIPSHQDQVAPPLPQEISVNSTP